A genome region from Natronosalvus rutilus includes the following:
- the dinB gene encoding DNA polymerase IV, with translation MANEPYLPGVDRSDESEDRIVLHVDADCFYAACERLREPDLEDEPVVVGMGYEPGDSVGAVATASYEARAFGVESAQAISTALEALPRRIDIEDDPDLDLAVEETGHYRPVDMDYYQSVAAEVKDILHDCADVVREVSVDEAYLDVTERTAWSVVDGFARHVKDRIRREVGITVSVGVAPSMSAAKIASDFDKPDGLTVVRPGEVWEFLAPLEVDLLHGVGPVTARELRSMELETAADVAATDPEPLVDRFGERGRELYERARGDDDRRVEPKGLPKSFSRESAFDGPVEEREPKFELVETLAAAVADRARREGALYRTVGVKAVRPPYEVNTRERSLPGPVDEPDLVREIALDLFAEFESDPVRKLGVRVANLEFSEADQASLDSVDWGDRAGSNEADSSTDDGNDDENDTLGGADSSSPTERVTDAVEQLDLETALASDSGGQDGDQRSTDDDGEKRANRETSVRGSGQASLDEFE, from the coding sequence ATGGCCAACGAACCGTACCTCCCCGGCGTCGACCGCTCCGACGAGAGCGAGGACCGCATCGTCCTCCACGTCGACGCCGACTGCTTCTACGCCGCCTGCGAGCGCCTCCGCGAACCCGACCTCGAGGACGAACCGGTCGTCGTCGGCATGGGCTACGAACCCGGTGACTCAGTGGGGGCCGTCGCCACCGCCAGCTACGAGGCCCGCGCGTTCGGCGTCGAGAGCGCCCAGGCCATCTCGACGGCGCTCGAGGCGCTGCCCCGGCGGATCGACATCGAAGACGACCCCGACTTAGACCTTGCCGTCGAGGAAACCGGCCACTACCGTCCGGTCGACATGGACTACTACCAGTCGGTCGCCGCCGAGGTGAAGGACATCCTCCACGACTGTGCCGACGTCGTCCGGGAGGTGAGCGTCGACGAGGCCTACCTGGACGTGACCGAGCGCACCGCCTGGTCGGTCGTCGACGGCTTCGCCCGCCACGTCAAAGACCGCATTCGTCGCGAGGTCGGCATCACCGTCAGCGTCGGCGTCGCACCCTCGATGAGCGCGGCCAAAATCGCCAGCGACTTCGACAAACCCGACGGCCTGACCGTCGTTCGTCCGGGTGAGGTTTGGGAGTTCCTGGCACCGCTCGAGGTCGACTTGCTCCACGGCGTCGGCCCCGTGACGGCCCGCGAACTGCGGTCGATGGAGCTCGAGACGGCGGCGGACGTCGCTGCCACCGATCCGGAGCCCCTCGTCGACCGATTCGGCGAGCGCGGCCGCGAACTCTACGAGCGCGCACGAGGAGACGACGACCGCCGCGTCGAACCGAAGGGGCTTCCCAAGAGCTTCTCGCGGGAGTCGGCGTTTGACGGCCCTGTCGAGGAGCGCGAGCCGAAATTCGAGCTGGTGGAGACGCTCGCGGCGGCCGTCGCTGACCGAGCCCGACGGGAGGGCGCATTGTACCGAACCGTGGGCGTGAAGGCCGTTCGTCCGCCCTACGAGGTCAACACGCGCGAGCGCTCGTTGCCCGGACCGGTCGACGAACCCGACCTCGTCCGGGAGATTGCCCTGGACCTGTTCGCCGAATTCGAGTCCGATCCCGTGCGTAAACTCGGCGTCAGGGTGGCGAACCTCGAGTTCAGCGAGGCTGACCAGGCGAGCCTAGATAGTGTCGACTGGGGGGATCGAGCGGGATCGAACGAGGCGGACTCGAGTACCGACGACGGCAATGACGACGAGAACGACACGCTTGGCGGGGCGGACTCGAGTTCACCCACCGAAAGGGTGACCGACGCCGTAGAGCAACTCGACCTCGAAACCGCTCTCGCGTCGGATTCGGGCGGTCAGGACGGGGATCAACGGTCTACCGACGATGACGGCGAAAAACGAGCGAACCGCGAGACGTCGGTTCGGGGCTCCGGACAGGCCTCCCTCGACGAGTTCGAGTAG
- a CDS encoding bifunctional methylenetetrahydrofolate dehydrogenase/methenyltetrahydrofolate cyclohydrolase, whose protein sequence is MTTIIDGKAVASEIRADLTGAIETLADAGARPGLATVLMGDDPASQTYVNMKQRDCEEVGIEPHHVDVPGDAAPEDLYEVIAELNDDPDVHGYLVQSPVPDHVDYRDVIRRIDPMKDVDGFHPENVGRLVAGDARFRPCTPHGVQKLLEAAGVDTEGADVTIVGRSDIVGKPLANLLIQKADDGNATVTVCHSRTDDLAAKTRTADVVVAAVGIPELIDGSMIAEGATVIDVGVNRVDADTEKGYELVGDVDFESAKERAGAITPVPGGVGPMTRAMLLYNTVKAASLQEGVDVELP, encoded by the coding sequence ATGACGACGATCATCGACGGGAAGGCGGTCGCGAGCGAGATACGAGCCGATCTGACTGGAGCGATCGAAACGCTTGCGGACGCCGGCGCCCGTCCAGGACTGGCGACCGTCCTGATGGGTGACGACCCGGCGAGCCAGACGTACGTGAACATGAAACAGCGCGACTGCGAGGAGGTCGGCATCGAGCCCCACCACGTCGACGTCCCCGGAGACGCTGCCCCCGAGGACCTGTACGAGGTCATCGCGGAACTCAACGACGACCCCGACGTTCACGGCTACCTCGTTCAGTCGCCGGTCCCCGACCACGTCGACTACCGGGACGTGATCCGGCGAATCGACCCCATGAAGGACGTCGACGGCTTTCACCCCGAGAACGTCGGGCGACTGGTCGCCGGCGACGCTCGGTTCCGGCCCTGCACCCCCCACGGCGTCCAGAAACTGCTCGAGGCCGCAGGAGTCGACACCGAGGGGGCGGACGTGACCATCGTCGGACGCTCGGACATTGTCGGCAAACCCCTCGCGAACCTGCTAATCCAGAAGGCCGACGACGGCAACGCGACGGTGACCGTCTGTCACTCCCGGACCGACGACCTCGCGGCCAAGACGCGCACGGCGGACGTCGTCGTTGCGGCTGTCGGCATCCCCGAACTGATCGACGGCTCGATGATCGCCGAGGGCGCGACCGTTATCGACGTCGGGGTCAACCGCGTGGACGCGGACACCGAGAAGGGATACGAACTCGTCGGCGACGTCGACTTCGAGAGTGCGAAGGAGCGAGCCGGTGCGATCACCCCCGTCCCCGGCGGTGTCGGCCCCATGACGCGCGCGATGTTGCTCTACAACACGGTTAAAGCCGCCAGCTTACAGGAGGGTGTCGACGTCGAGTTGCCCTGA
- a CDS encoding DUF7344 domain-containing protein, whose product MVTVDNVLGLLNEKRRRYALYYLNEQDGAVPVEEVVDAVADMETDEGSSPRPGEKWNNVELSLHHNHLQKADEYDFIHYDSEAGVVELVESPTELDIILTVANVLERTN is encoded by the coding sequence ATGGTAACGGTTGACAATGTGCTGGGTCTTCTCAACGAGAAGCGCCGCCGATACGCGCTGTACTATCTCAACGAACAGGATGGCGCAGTGCCAGTCGAGGAGGTAGTGGATGCGGTGGCGGACATGGAAACGGACGAGGGGTCCTCTCCCCGTCCGGGCGAGAAGTGGAACAACGTCGAACTCTCGCTTCATCACAACCACCTCCAGAAAGCCGACGAGTACGACTTCATCCACTACGATTCGGAAGCGGGCGTCGTCGAACTCGTCGAATCCCCCACCGAACTCGATATCATCCTCACCGTGGCGAACGTGCTCGAGCGGACGAACTGA
- a CDS encoding DNA polymerase V family protein, which produces MSRDRFSRRKFVVAVGAAGTAALAGCTDDGNGNGDEPGGNGNGDDNETDDEIGNGDDENETDIGDDNETDDNETDIGDDNETDDNETDIGDDNETNVGDDNETDNETEDEDV; this is translated from the coding sequence ATGTCCCGAGATAGATTCAGTCGACGAAAGTTCGTCGTTGCAGTTGGTGCCGCGGGTACGGCCGCCCTCGCAGGGTGTACCGACGACGGCAACGGGAACGGAGACGAGCCAGGCGGCAACGGGAACGGGGACGACAACGAGACTGACGACGAAATCGGCAACGGCGATGATGAGAACGAGACGGATATCGGCGACGACAACGAAACCGACGACAACGAGACGGATATCGGCGACGACAACGAAACCGACGACAACGAAACCGACATCGGTGACGACAACGAGACGAACGTCGGCGACGATAACGAAACCGACAACGAGACCGAGGACGAAGACGTATAA
- a CDS encoding J domain-containing protein → MTDDIDFYDLLDISSDASQDDVKQAFREQVRVYHPDLNDDARAQAQFTALKKAYDILGDPVERQAYDRLGHEDYVAKRTSGLPSPDLWKSARDADKDTDADADADESEDDSSRSKSDSDSDSKSGSRSRSSTTRTSNATSSATSAGGTTGSRTSSESASAGAGSASASTSSTSTGTETGASTGTNTRSKATASSASAGGTTTGTADSTGSRTGSSPRSHSHTGSHSRPGRLTNNALVRWWRNQNFAWPLIWTSILVYLVGLVHFGLEHENALSTLAMELQSIGAEPNALWTSLSTSRHDISTPFAFVSSVELIAPPSPLEPIQWYGVLAGVVGLSLLLVLAARIAWRDETWGPVSIDETIVVGVALTAATMAVGGPLLVGSVLMPLLIGVVVHRTHQLPGWSPSYLYVLGVLAPLVGFAVAAAGYATLPADLALFVVVPLLGALGLPLRVSVRKRFGR, encoded by the coding sequence ATGACCGACGATATCGACTTCTACGACCTTCTCGACATTTCATCTGACGCCTCTCAGGACGACGTGAAGCAGGCGTTTCGCGAACAGGTCCGGGTCTACCACCCGGATCTGAACGACGACGCCCGGGCACAGGCACAATTTACGGCACTCAAGAAGGCCTACGACATTCTGGGAGATCCGGTCGAACGCCAGGCCTACGACCGCCTCGGGCACGAAGATTACGTCGCCAAGCGAACGTCGGGGCTCCCCTCGCCTGACCTCTGGAAGTCGGCCAGGGACGCAGACAAGGATACAGACGCAGATGCGGACGCGGACGAGAGCGAGGACGACTCCTCGAGGTCGAAATCGGATTCGGATTCAGATTCGAAATCGGGATCGAGGTCGCGTTCGTCGACGACCCGTACCTCGAATGCGACCTCGAGCGCGACGTCGGCAGGCGGGACGACGGGTTCGCGAACCTCGAGTGAGAGTGCGAGCGCCGGCGCGGGATCGGCCAGTGCGTCCACCTCGAGTACGAGCACTGGCACCGAAACAGGGGCCAGCACCGGGACGAACACCCGATCGAAGGCGACCGCCTCGAGTGCCAGCGCGGGCGGGACGACGACCGGCACCGCCGACTCGACGGGTTCCCGGACCGGGTCGTCCCCTCGCTCTCACTCTCACACTGGCTCTCACTCGAGACCAGGTCGACTGACCAACAACGCGCTCGTCCGGTGGTGGCGCAACCAGAACTTCGCCTGGCCGCTCATCTGGACGTCGATCCTCGTGTATCTCGTCGGGCTCGTCCACTTCGGACTCGAGCACGAGAACGCACTCTCGACCCTGGCGATGGAACTGCAGTCGATCGGCGCCGAGCCGAACGCCCTCTGGACGTCCCTCTCGACCAGTCGGCACGACATTTCGACCCCGTTCGCGTTCGTCTCGAGCGTCGAGCTGATCGCCCCTCCCTCGCCGCTCGAGCCGATCCAGTGGTACGGTGTCCTGGCTGGGGTCGTCGGCCTCTCGTTGCTCCTCGTGCTCGCCGCACGAATCGCCTGGCGCGATGAGACCTGGGGGCCGGTTTCGATCGACGAGACCATCGTCGTCGGAGTCGCGCTCACCGCAGCAACGATGGCTGTCGGCGGGCCCCTGCTCGTGGGAAGCGTCCTCATGCCGCTGTTGATCGGCGTCGTCGTTCACCGGACCCACCAGCTTCCCGGGTGGTCGCCCTCGTACCTGTACGTCCTGGGCGTCCTGGCGCCCCTCGTCGGGTTCGCCGTCGCCGCCGCCGGCTACGCGACGCTTCCGGCCGATCTGGCGCTGTTCGTCGTCGTTCCACTCCTCGGCGCGCTGGGGCTTCCGCTCCGCGTGAGCGTTCGAAAACGGTTCGGGCGGTAG
- a CDS encoding RNA-guided endonuclease InsQ/TnpB family protein encodes MEYSHRYRAYPTQEVAERLEHHLDVHRQLYNHVRWDYENSPEDDKPSEYDQNNKLPEWKRKWLVFSELHSKAAQATVARFHRNLSNLREKKEKGYKVGRLKRQAPTEYRSVTYNQSGFDRDEKRGHDKYAYVRFSKIGWVKIRYSRPIPDHATIKEVTFKKETTGEWFVSFSLETDEEHVPEKPALDTLDASNSVGIDLGILNYIHTSDGKTVDWLDFEDEYERLRREQRKLSRKEKGSSSYEKQRRKVAKVKRHIRRKVLDYQHKITTWLVREYDGVFVEDLNVKGMLEQSHNARNKQDAAWRQFISLLEYKADLYGCHVVQVEPEGTTKECARCGVETAKPIWVREHSCPSCGFETDRDANAAMNVLQRGFSELGLGWPESMPVETVTATDTTDFQRVSANHVVETGSLSS; translated from the coding sequence ATGGAATACAGTCACCGCTACCGTGCCTACCCGACACAAGAGGTAGCAGAACGACTGGAACACCATCTGGATGTTCATCGCCAACTCTACAACCACGTCCGCTGGGACTACGAGAACAGTCCAGAGGACGATAAGCCGAGTGAGTACGACCAGAATAACAAACTCCCCGAGTGGAAACGAAAATGGCTGGTGTTCAGCGAGCTACACTCGAAAGCCGCCCAAGCCACCGTCGCGCGCTTCCACCGCAATCTCTCAAACCTTCGTGAGAAGAAAGAGAAGGGATACAAGGTTGGTCGGCTCAAGCGCCAAGCACCCACCGAGTACCGGAGCGTGACGTACAACCAGTCTGGTTTCGACCGCGATGAAAAGAGGGGTCACGACAAGTACGCCTACGTCCGCTTCAGTAAAATCGGGTGGGTCAAAATCCGATACTCTCGTCCGATTCCGGACCATGCCACCATCAAAGAAGTCACGTTCAAGAAAGAGACGACCGGCGAGTGGTTCGTCTCGTTCAGTCTCGAAACCGATGAGGAACACGTTCCCGAGAAGCCCGCGCTGGACACGCTTGATGCGAGCAATAGCGTGGGAATCGACCTTGGTATCCTGAACTACATCCACACCAGCGACGGCAAGACTGTTGACTGGCTCGACTTTGAAGACGAGTACGAACGACTCCGCCGCGAACAGCGCAAGTTGTCTCGTAAGGAGAAAGGGTCGAGTAGTTACGAGAAGCAACGCCGGAAAGTGGCGAAGGTCAAGCGTCACATCCGACGAAAAGTACTGGATTACCAGCACAAGATTACGACGTGGCTTGTTCGTGAGTACGACGGTGTATTCGTGGAAGACTTGAACGTGAAGGGGATGCTCGAACAGTCGCATAACGCCCGCAACAAGCAGGACGCAGCGTGGCGACAATTCATCTCCCTCCTCGAATACAAAGCCGACCTATATGGTTGTCACGTCGTGCAGGTCGAACCAGAGGGGACGACGAAGGAGTGTGCTCGATGTGGTGTGGAGACAGCGAAGCCCATCTGGGTCAGGGAACACTCCTGCCCGAGCTGTGGGTTCGAGACGGACAGGGACGCGAACGCGGCGATGAACGTCCTCCAACGCGGCTTTTCTGAATTAGGGCTGGGATGGCCCGAATCAATGCCTGTGGAGACTGTGACCGCTACGGACACCACTGATTTCCAGCGTGTGTCTGCAAATCACGTCGTAGAAACAGGAAGCCTGTCCTCGTGA
- a CDS encoding DUF7501 family protein, translated as MSTHATHWNDTATCPFCGGELSDPGAGFVDHIGVNPECEIEFDNWRYNVADDLGGTWSG; from the coding sequence ATGTCAACGCACGCAACACACTGGAACGACACCGCGACCTGCCCGTTCTGCGGCGGCGAACTGAGCGACCCGGGCGCCGGATTCGTGGACCACATCGGCGTCAACCCCGAGTGTGAGATCGAGTTCGACAACTGGCGCTACAACGTCGCCGACGACCTCGGCGGCACCTGGAGCGGGTAG
- a CDS encoding uracil-DNA glycosylase family protein — MENVTDRTSNPFGMRPPFQKHDPGNVPAVFGYGDANADFHLIGDHPGVHGGETTGIPFTEREASERLLDVFRAVGFVSDPASEPVFSNFFADYLHMCTLPGGRPPTADEYDELERYFDAELRAINAHILLPVGARATDHVLQEYTTQRRRIDLEMPALHATEIRGRGFMVVPILDPAEWEPGDRERLLERLEAILDSDYRQTKGVATRIG, encoded by the coding sequence GTGGAGAACGTCACCGACCGAACGAGCAACCCCTTCGGCATGCGACCGCCCTTCCAGAAGCACGATCCCGGAAACGTCCCGGCCGTGTTCGGCTACGGCGACGCCAACGCAGACTTTCACCTGATCGGGGACCACCCCGGCGTCCACGGCGGCGAGACCACCGGCATCCCGTTCACCGAGCGCGAGGCAAGCGAGCGCCTCCTGGACGTCTTCCGCGCCGTCGGATTCGTCAGCGACCCCGCCAGTGAGCCGGTCTTTTCGAATTTCTTCGCCGACTACCTCCACATGTGTACTCTCCCCGGGGGCCGGCCGCCGACCGCGGACGAGTACGACGAACTCGAGCGCTACTTCGATGCCGAATTGCGCGCAATCAACGCCCACATCCTTCTGCCAGTCGGCGCCAGGGCGACCGATCACGTCCTCCAGGAGTACACGACCCAGCGACGACGAATCGACCTCGAGATGCCCGCCCTCCACGCGACAGAGATCCGCGGACGCGGGTTCATGGTCGTCCCGATTCTCGACCCGGCCGAGTGGGAACCCGGGGATCGAGAGCGGTTGCTCGAGCGACTCGAGGCGATTCTCGATTCGGACTATCGGCAGACGAAGGGTGTGGCGACGCGGATTGGGTGA
- a CDS encoding DUF7117 family protein — protein sequence MNVRGERECTACGTRWSYAETGSVGCPACGSLKSVGTGERTATTDRPASFDLTSVRGAVDEATNDELADRARGICREYVRNRGFVADGDLRPLDDTYLAAMELRHAADIVARTSRLTEDEELYFLSLLRDADDGTRPGPETVPPSFHEARGLAVADAVRTYRRDLRLWVEETDRELELELEDAQSTLESLIDHETRLRMLEGDVEPAIAERLLETTRHLANGVQGDVAELEAAREGLESLAETL from the coding sequence ATGAACGTCCGTGGCGAACGCGAGTGTACGGCCTGTGGGACCCGCTGGTCGTATGCCGAGACGGGGAGCGTCGGCTGTCCGGCCTGCGGGAGCCTCAAGAGCGTCGGCACCGGCGAGCGCACGGCGACCACCGACCGACCCGCGTCGTTCGACCTCACGAGCGTCCGCGGAGCCGTCGACGAGGCGACCAACGACGAACTCGCCGACCGCGCCAGAGGGATCTGTCGCGAGTACGTTCGGAACCGCGGATTCGTCGCCGACGGGGACCTTCGCCCGCTCGACGACACGTACCTCGCCGCGATGGAACTCCGCCACGCCGCCGACATCGTCGCCCGGACCTCCCGACTGACCGAAGACGAAGAGCTGTACTTCCTCTCGCTGTTGCGCGATGCCGACGATGGCACGCGCCCCGGCCCGGAGACGGTCCCGCCGTCCTTCCACGAGGCTCGAGGCCTCGCCGTCGCCGACGCCGTGCGCACCTATCGGCGCGATCTCCGCCTCTGGGTCGAGGAGACGGATCGGGAACTCGAACTCGAACTCGAGGACGCCCAGAGCACGCTCGAGAGCCTGATCGATCACGAAACGCGCCTGCGCATGCTCGAGGGCGACGTCGAACCGGCGATCGCGGAACGACTGCTCGAGACGACTCGGCACCTGGCGAACGGCGTCCAGGGGGACGTGGCCGAACTCGAGGCCGCGCGGGAGGGACTCGAGTCGCTGGCGGAGACGCTGTAG
- a CDS encoding PQQ-binding-like beta-propeller repeat protein gives MTRPPHVSRRQVLAGGSLALAGLAGCALPGYGTYSRDQDSFDPEILPYDETYPDRDDAAMFRRGLRRLGYYPDETVPESVAVNWSLPVNYIGHTAAKSSPLPTPDGETILIPSDTGRIHAVTPHGEHRWTRMTGASRSLGFHGTPTVIGDVAYLGGYDGDMYAFDPKTGDEIWHTTGGQLDGSIAIGSSPAYWDGVIYVVTEYANPNAGTMWALDAGTGEPLWKDDRLWGMPHPSTAIDPETERMVTGSNDGVVYAWEFPSLEFAWQFETGHHVKGTIPTYDGGAFVGSWDGYFYRLNLEDGSEEWSFEIGEVVMSNPGIDPETNVVYTGGDDWNVYALDADTGEELWSTHVEGNVLGSLTVTADAVLVGSYDGHLYALEKDTGDVRWKVMNRGHVTSEPIPRDGRIYYAERARISNYWSDTEEAIFETPGHAYCLVEDE, from the coding sequence ATGACCCGTCCACCGCACGTCTCGAGACGACAGGTCCTCGCCGGGGGGAGCCTGGCCCTGGCAGGACTCGCCGGCTGTGCGCTCCCCGGGTACGGCACCTACTCGCGGGATCAGGACTCGTTCGACCCCGAGATCCTGCCTTACGACGAAACGTACCCGGACCGCGACGACGCGGCGATGTTTCGCCGCGGGCTCCGCCGACTCGGATACTACCCGGACGAGACCGTGCCGGAGTCGGTGGCGGTCAACTGGTCGCTCCCGGTCAACTACATCGGCCACACCGCGGCGAAGTCGAGTCCCCTGCCGACGCCCGACGGCGAGACGATCTTGATCCCGTCCGACACCGGCCGTATCCACGCGGTAACCCCGCACGGCGAGCACAGGTGGACGCGGATGACGGGCGCTTCGCGATCCCTGGGCTTTCATGGGACGCCAACAGTCATCGGCGACGTGGCCTACCTCGGGGGCTACGACGGCGACATGTACGCCTTCGATCCCAAAACCGGAGACGAGATCTGGCACACGACGGGCGGTCAACTCGACGGCTCCATCGCAATCGGCTCGAGCCCGGCCTACTGGGACGGCGTGATCTACGTCGTCACCGAGTACGCGAACCCGAACGCGGGGACGATGTGGGCCCTCGACGCCGGCACCGGCGAGCCACTGTGGAAGGACGACCGCCTGTGGGGGATGCCCCACCCCTCGACGGCTATCGACCCGGAAACCGAGCGGATGGTCACCGGGTCGAACGACGGCGTCGTCTACGCCTGGGAGTTTCCCTCCCTCGAGTTCGCCTGGCAATTCGAGACCGGCCACCACGTCAAAGGGACGATCCCGACTTACGACGGCGGCGCGTTCGTCGGTTCCTGGGACGGCTACTTCTACCGCCTCAATCTCGAGGATGGGAGCGAGGAGTGGTCGTTCGAGATCGGCGAGGTGGTCATGTCGAATCCGGGAATCGACCCGGAGACGAACGTCGTCTACACGGGCGGCGACGACTGGAACGTCTACGCGCTGGACGCCGACACGGGCGAGGAACTGTGGTCGACCCACGTCGAGGGCAACGTGCTGGGATCGCTGACGGTGACCGCCGACGCGGTGCTGGTGGGCTCCTATGATGGCCACCTCTACGCACTCGAGAAGGACACCGGAGACGTTCGTTGGAAAGTGATGAACCGCGGTCACGTGACCAGCGAACCGATTCCGCGCGACGGCCGGATCTACTACGCCGAACGAGCCAGAATCTCGAACTACTGGAGCGACACCGAGGAGGCGATCTTCGAGACACCCGGACACGCTTACTGTCTCGTCGAGGACGAGTAG
- a CDS encoding gamma-glutamyltransferase family protein yields the protein MSTDYDLDRFDSRRSSVHATGGMVATSQPLAAQAGLSILEDGGNAFDAAVATAAALNVVEPTSTGLGGDVFALYRTADGEVGAMRACGSAPAEATIENVTRSVQERENAADWYPESRGYAVDDTTSDDLEMPFLGPHAVTVPGTARGWEATVEELGTLTLADVLEPAIHYALEGYPVSEVISYYWQGAPRLFTDDHAREAYLFDGEAPDPGQVVTLERLGESMRTIAEEGADVVYEGEIGEAIADEVQSKGGFLTISDLAAFEPEFIEPVSTSYNGAEIFELPPNNQGLIALEALNIAEEIGAGDHAYDSPERVHAFAEATKLAFIDGHHYITDPDYETVPPLASKDYARERAAAIGERAIQDPAVGVPTKAAEDADTVLLTVGDAEGNLVSYINSRFAGFGSGLVAGDTGIALQNRGASFSLDPEHPNRLEPGKRPFHTLVPAIAKFDEDDWAAFGVMGGYMQPQGHVQVVSNLVDYGMGAQEALDAPRWRYREEGSLGVEERFPNQTGLVRKGHDVQVFPPVMFGGAQLVRHTGDVLTGATEPRKDGQAVGF from the coding sequence ATGAGCACCGACTACGACCTCGATCGATTCGACTCGAGACGCTCCTCGGTCCACGCCACCGGCGGGATGGTCGCCACGAGCCAGCCGCTGGCAGCCCAGGCTGGCCTCTCGATCCTCGAGGACGGTGGGAACGCCTTCGACGCGGCCGTCGCCACCGCGGCCGCGCTGAACGTCGTTGAACCCACCTCGACCGGCCTCGGTGGCGACGTCTTCGCCCTTTACCGAACCGCCGACGGTGAGGTCGGCGCCATGCGCGCCTGCGGTAGCGCCCCCGCCGAGGCGACCATCGAGAATGTGACGCGCTCCGTCCAGGAACGTGAGAACGCCGCCGACTGGTACCCCGAATCCAGGGGCTACGCCGTTGACGACACCACGAGCGACGACCTCGAGATGCCGTTCTTAGGCCCGCACGCGGTCACAGTTCCGGGGACGGCCCGCGGCTGGGAGGCCACCGTCGAAGAACTGGGGACGCTGACGCTCGCTGACGTCCTCGAGCCGGCTATCCACTACGCCCTCGAGGGGTACCCCGTCTCGGAGGTCATCTCCTATTACTGGCAGGGTGCACCCCGCCTCTTTACCGACGACCATGCCCGCGAGGCCTACCTGTTCGACGGCGAAGCGCCCGATCCAGGTCAGGTCGTTACGCTCGAGCGCCTGGGCGAGTCGATGCGAACGATCGCCGAGGAGGGCGCGGACGTGGTCTACGAGGGGGAGATCGGCGAAGCCATCGCCGACGAGGTGCAGTCGAAGGGCGGTTTTCTCACAATTTCGGACCTCGCCGCCTTCGAACCCGAGTTCATCGAGCCTGTGAGCACCTCCTACAACGGCGCGGAGATTTTCGAACTGCCGCCGAACAACCAGGGGCTGATCGCGCTCGAGGCGCTGAACATCGCGGAGGAAATCGGTGCGGGCGATCACGCGTACGACTCCCCCGAGCGGGTGCACGCGTTCGCAGAGGCGACGAAACTCGCGTTCATCGACGGGCATCACTACATCACTGACCCCGACTACGAGACGGTGCCGCCGCTGGCATCGAAGGACTACGCCCGCGAGCGCGCCGCGGCGATCGGCGAGCGGGCGATCCAGGACCCCGCGGTGGGCGTACCGACGAAGGCCGCCGAGGACGCCGACACCGTGCTCCTGACTGTCGGCGACGCGGAAGGCAACCTCGTCTCCTACATCAACTCCCGCTTCGCCGGCTTCGGGAGCGGCCTGGTCGCCGGCGACACCGGCATTGCCCTCCAGAACCGCGGCGCCTCGTTCTCGCTCGATCCCGAGCATCCGAACCGCCTCGAGCCCGGCAAACGCCCCTTCCACACCCTCGTGCCGGCCATCGCGAAGTTCGACGAGGACGACTGGGCGGCCTTCGGCGTGATGGGGGGATACATGCAACCCCAGGGCCACGTCCAGGTCGTTTCGAACCTGGTCGACTACGGGATGGGCGCCCAGGAAGCACTCGACGCGCCGCGCTGGCGGTATCGCGAGGAGGGGTCCCTCGGTGTCGAGGAGCGGTTCCCGAACCAGACCGGGCTGGTGCGCAAGGGCCACGACGTCCAGGTGTTCCCGCCCGTGATGTTCGGCGGTGCACAGCTCGTTCGCCACACTGGCGACGTACTCACCGGGGCAACAGAACCGCGAAAAGACGGGCAGGCAGTCGGGTTCTAG
- a CDS encoding DUF6684 family protein: MTKQAMAVLGLSRESIRDISGNLVPLGVLLFFAGWLLLERPWGWDAFSLIVVYGLILSLVAILFLVTYVAAVRFQETATER, translated from the coding sequence GTGACTAAGCAGGCTATGGCAGTGCTCGGCCTCTCCAGGGAGTCGATCCGGGACATCTCCGGCAACCTCGTCCCCCTCGGCGTCCTGCTGTTCTTCGCTGGATGGCTGCTTCTCGAGCGCCCGTGGGGGTGGGATGCGTTCTCGCTGATCGTCGTCTACGGCCTCATCCTGTCCCTGGTCGCCATCCTGTTTCTGGTCACCTACGTTGCCGCAGTGCGGTTTCAGGAGACGGCTACCGAACGCTGA